The genomic region GCCTGCAAAAAGGTGCTGACAGACCTCATCATCCGCAAAAAGGCGGAAATCGCTATCGCCTCACTGCCCGACGTGGAAGCCCACCATCTGCACATCGCTTCGGAGAAGGGGAATGTCGCCGTCACCGGCCACATCCACAGCGAAAAGGAGCGCCAGGCGGTACTCGCCGCCATTGACAACGTAGAGGGGGTCAAAAAGGTTTCCGAGTACCTCAAGGTCATCGAGTACCGAACCTATCCCAGCGAACACTGAAGCCTTCCCAGCCCACCCA from Desulfuromonas sp. harbors:
- a CDS encoding BON domain-containing protein, whose amino-acid sequence is MLTDLIIRKKAEIAIASLPDVEAHHLHIASEKGNVAVTGHIHSEKERQAVLAAIDNVEGVKKVSEYLKVIEYRTYPSEH